From the genome of Psychroserpens ponticola, one region includes:
- a CDS encoding sensor histidine kinase, translating into MGKKLFILLVVLMSLSLIGIIFVQAFFINNTLKNEEKNFTLNVKRSLSSVSKAIEEKEFEVYSKKLQNLIESGIDPDSTAIRQVFILEQDDLSNETRIYGNSISEESFKVPSLFFDIGLDSFNLSRVRNTKITETYDNNSLDGNRSISLQKSIKNISNLSYLEKALFESATREQFKNIPVYKRVSADDVQFLLEKQLDYNGIDTAFEFAIYDRDLSTKVQSGNFELNPNSTTGVPVFLDDNNNSDYMLYVDFPQRRKFLLSSILGMIALSILFTSIIVLAYSSAIYQLIKQRQISQIKTDFINNMTHEFKTPIATINLALDSIRNPKIIGDQEKVMRYLRMIKEENKRMNAQVENVLRISKLEKNELNISKERVKLHDIIEDAISHIELIVEDRKGYVKTHLNAEKSSILANDTHFTNVIVNILDNAVKYSDEAPKIDVYTENVGTNILLRIADKGNGMSKQVQKKVFEKFYREHTGNVHNVKGHGLGLAYVKRIVDDHQGHISVESEKGKGSVFTIKLPLIS; encoded by the coding sequence ATGGGTAAAAAACTATTCATTTTGTTAGTGGTTTTAATGAGTTTATCTCTCATTGGTATCATTTTCGTTCAAGCTTTTTTTATAAACAATACTTTAAAAAACGAAGAAAAAAACTTTACATTAAATGTAAAACGTTCTTTAAGTTCTGTTTCGAAAGCTATTGAAGAAAAAGAGTTTGAAGTCTATTCAAAAAAGCTTCAAAACCTTATCGAAAGTGGAATTGATCCCGATTCAACAGCAATACGACAGGTTTTTATTTTAGAGCAAGATGACTTGTCAAATGAGACTAGAATTTATGGTAATTCTATTTCAGAAGAGAGCTTTAAAGTACCATCATTGTTCTTTGACATTGGTTTAGATAGTTTCAATTTAAGTCGCGTAAGAAACACTAAAATTACTGAAACATATGATAATAATAGCCTAGATGGTAACAGATCGATTAGTTTGCAAAAATCGATAAAGAACATCAGTAATTTATCTTATTTAGAAAAGGCGTTGTTTGAATCTGCAACTAGAGAACAGTTTAAAAACATTCCAGTTTATAAACGAGTATCTGCAGATGATGTACAGTTTCTTTTAGAAAAGCAATTGGATTATAATGGTATTGATACAGCTTTTGAATTTGCTATTTATGATAGAGATCTTTCAACGAAAGTACAATCAGGAAATTTTGAATTAAATCCTAATTCAACTACAGGTGTTCCTGTTTTTCTTGATGATAATAATAATAGTGATTATATGCTTTATGTTGATTTTCCTCAAAGAAGAAAATTTTTATTGTCTTCAATTTTGGGCATGATAGCATTATCAATTTTATTTACGTCAATTATTGTTCTTGCTTATTCTAGCGCTATTTATCAGTTGATAAAACAACGTCAAATCTCACAGATTAAAACCGATTTTATCAATAATATGACACATGAGTTCAAAACGCCTATAGCAACTATTAATTTGGCTTTAGACTCAATTAGAAATCCAAAAATAATTGGAGATCAAGAGAAAGTAATGCGTTATCTTAGAATGATTAAAGAAGAAAACAAACGTATGAACGCTCAAGTTGAAAATGTATTAAGGATTTCTAAGTTAGAAAAGAATGAGCTTAATATAAGTAAGGAAAGAGTAAAGTTACACGACATAATAGAAGATGCAATTAGTCATATAGAATTGATTGTTGAAGATCGAAAAGGATATGTTAAAACGCATTTAAATGCTGAAAAATCATCAATTCTTGCAAACGATACGCATTTTACAAATGTAATTGTTAATATTTTAGATAATGCAGTGAAATATAGTGATGAAGCACCTAAAATTGATGTGTATACAGAGAATGTTGGAACTAATATCTTATTGCGGATTGCAGATAAAGGTAATGGAATGTCTAAACAAGTACAGAAAAAAGTGTTTGAAAAATTTTATAGAGAGCACACAGGAAATGTACATAATGTCAAAGGTCATGGATTAGGTTTGGCCTATGTTAAACGAATTGTTGATGACCATCAAGGTCATATATCAGTAGAAAGTGAAAAAGGAAAAGGTAGTGTATTTACAATTAAACTGCCATTAATATCATAA
- the coaE gene encoding dephospho-CoA kinase (Dephospho-CoA kinase (CoaE) performs the final step in coenzyme A biosynthesis.), translating into MIVVGLTGGIGSGKTTVAELFKNFNIPIYIADVEAKLLMNNSQAIKQELISLFGKNAYKNNQLNKPFIADKIFNNKAYLDQMNAIVHPKVRTHFKSWLKGQNSAYVIKEVAIIFEHQQQSQYDLIISVIANQDKRLQRVLNRDQSTPEKVLAIMNNQMSDVAKAKLSDFVIVNNDKNTLKNQIEKIHNSILKHIENTAI; encoded by the coding sequence ATGATTGTAGTTGGACTTACAGGAGGAATTGGAAGCGGAAAAACAACAGTTGCTGAATTATTCAAAAACTTTAATATCCCAATTTATATTGCAGATGTTGAAGCTAAATTATTAATGAATAATTCTCAAGCCATTAAGCAAGAACTTATTTCACTTTTTGGTAAAAATGCGTATAAAAACAACCAACTAAATAAGCCATTTATAGCAGATAAAATATTTAATAACAAAGCATATTTAGACCAAATGAATGCTATTGTACATCCAAAAGTAAGAACGCATTTTAAAAGTTGGTTAAAAGGGCAAAATTCAGCTTATGTAATAAAAGAAGTGGCTATTATTTTTGAGCATCAGCAACAATCTCAGTACGATTTAATTATTTCCGTAATAGCCAATCAAGATAAACGGTTACAACGTGTCTTAAATAGAGATCAAAGTACTCCAGAAAAGGTTTTGGCTATTATGAACAACCAAATGAGCGATGTAGCTAAAGCCAAATTATCTGACTTTGTTATTGTTAATAACGATAAAAACACGTTAAAAAATCAGATAGAAAAAATACATAATTCCATACTAAAACATATTGAAAATACTGCAATTTAA
- a CDS encoding CdaR family protein: MAFLILVLSKLSKSYTETLTVAVNYINLPEDKILTNNEDPEVKISVNTYGFNLFASYFYDNTIAIDIENDTYINKGTYVWVANRALTNIETQLGKNFKIESIKPDTLSFSFGTLSVKKVPVILNSNLSFASGYDSLKKIVLVPDSIKIIGSDSEIKTIDHVETFELRLLDIKENINTTISLKVPEEGHTFKLSQEKIRITADVEKFTEGTLEIPVVINNLPSDIQINYFPKTIKVSYEVSLNEYKSIKTSDFKIECDYLEIKTSNKSYFIPKFVKIPDNVKRVKMKQNKIEYIITE; encoded by the coding sequence TTGGCTTTTTTAATATTGGTGCTTAGTAAACTATCAAAATCTTATACAGAAACTTTAACAGTAGCTGTTAATTATATTAATCTACCTGAGGATAAAATCTTAACTAATAATGAAGACCCTGAAGTTAAGATTAGTGTTAATACATATGGCTTTAATCTTTTTGCATCCTATTTTTATGATAATACCATTGCAATTGATATAGAGAATGATACTTATATAAATAAGGGAACTTATGTCTGGGTTGCAAATCGCGCTTTGACAAACATTGAAACACAATTAGGTAAAAATTTTAAGATAGAATCGATTAAACCAGATACGTTAAGTTTTTCATTCGGTACTTTATCGGTTAAAAAAGTACCAGTCATTCTTAATTCTAATCTGTCCTTTGCTTCAGGTTATGATTCCTTAAAAAAAATTGTTTTGGTTCCAGATTCAATTAAAATAATTGGTTCAGATAGTGAAATTAAAACCATTGATCATGTAGAAACTTTTGAATTACGCTTGTTAGATATTAAAGAAAATATAAATACAACAATAAGCTTAAAAGTTCCCGAAGAAGGTCATACATTTAAATTATCTCAAGAAAAGATTAGAATTACAGCTGATGTAGAAAAATTTACTGAAGGTACTCTAGAAATACCAGTTGTGATTAATAATCTACCATCAGATATTCAAATTAATTATTTTCCAAAAACAATTAAAGTATCTTATGAAGTAAGTTTGAATGAATATAAATCTATAAAAACTTCAGATTTTAAGATTGAATGCGATTATTTAGAAATTAAAACTTCAAATAAATCGTATTTCATACCCAAGTTTGTTAAGATACCTGATAATGTGAAACGCGTAAAGATGAAACAAAATAAAATTGAATACATTATAACAGAATGA
- a CDS encoding glycosyltransferase, which yields MDALYYSFIIPVFNRPDEIKELLQSFKAMESDIPFEIVIIEDGSTIDCRTVVKGFEADLNISYYNKPNSGPGDSRNFGMRKARGNYFIILDSDCLLPSQYLSVVNTDLEQDYVDCFGGPDAADESFTNLQKAINFAMTSFITTGGIRGSKSKNKKFQPRSFNMGISKTAFEASGGFGYIHPGEDPDLSIRLIKLGFKTKLINNAFVYHKRRISWSKFYQQVHKFGLVRPILNLWHPNSERLIFWLPSLFCLGLIFAAFLTILGNYFLLSIFSLYMIFAFLVALFQTKSVVIAIQAVFAIFVQFFGYGLGFLKSTFAIKVLKKKPEAYYPNLFFNNAV from the coding sequence ATGGATGCATTATATTATTCATTTATAATTCCTGTCTTTAATAGACCAGATGAAATTAAAGAACTTTTACAAAGCTTCAAAGCAATGGAAAGTGATATCCCTTTCGAAATTGTGATTATCGAAGATGGATCCACAATAGATTGTAGAACAGTTGTAAAAGGTTTTGAAGCGGATTTAAATATTTCATATTATAATAAACCGAATTCTGGTCCAGGAGATTCTAGAAATTTTGGAATGCGAAAAGCAAGAGGAAACTACTTTATTATATTAGATTCCGATTGTTTATTACCTTCTCAGTATTTAAGCGTTGTTAATACTGATTTAGAACAAGATTATGTAGATTGTTTTGGTGGTCCTGATGCAGCAGATGAATCCTTCACAAATCTGCAAAAAGCAATTAATTTTGCTATGACATCTTTTATAACAACTGGTGGTATTAGAGGATCAAAATCAAAGAATAAAAAATTTCAGCCTAGAAGTTTTAATATGGGTATTTCTAAAACCGCATTTGAAGCATCTGGTGGTTTTGGATACATTCATCCAGGTGAAGATCCAGATTTGTCAATACGATTAATTAAATTAGGTTTTAAAACAAAACTTATTAATAATGCATTTGTGTATCATAAACGACGCATATCGTGGTCTAAGTTTTATCAACAAGTTCATAAATTCGGTTTAGTAAGACCAATACTCAATTTGTGGCACCCAAATAGTGAACGACTGATTTTTTGGCTACCAAGCTTATTTTGTTTAGGACTTATTTTTGCTGCTTTTTTAACTATTTTAGGAAATTATTTTTTATTGAGTATTTTCAGTTTATATATGATTTTTGCCTTTTTAGTTGCATTATTTCAGACCAAAAGCGTGGTAATTGCTATACAAGCAGTTTTTGCAATATTTGTTCAATTTTTTGGTTATGGTTTAGGATTTTTAAAATCTACATTTGCTATCAAGGTCTTAAAAAAGAAACCAGAAGCATATTACCCTAATTTATTTTTTAATAATGCTGTCTAA
- a CDS encoding T9SS-dependent choice-of-anchor J family protein produces the protein MKKITFVMTFILLWSFNSYGQFIDEDFESGTFPPAGWIDEAGPAHVPNGTADNDWAATTARSNSPTNSAFFNDFTVNNDKWLISPLIDLSGAVNPELLYWDNVNFAEFAGTHDVLWSEDYSGSGDPTLATWTSLYNTVVEADEDTWMQRGPFAISPIVGTGDEVYIAFHYVGNNDAEWFIDDVLVRNALTCTPAIGSVTLVEDCGNQEFSIEVEVTSLGDSGTVTISNTGGEADETVNSVPTTVTIGPFTTGTSVGVTLEHDSNAACNVFLGNTVDSCPPPTPANDDFADAQAIVCGSMMSGETDSATLDEASANPTTAAYGVDSDAPNVWFSYDSATEGAADVTISLCGSNYDTSVAVYTGTSGSLTLVAGFEDNEAACGVFSVQSEGTFSANGTDTYYISVEGYSAFDTGNYVMNVTCVPLCTAPQTNMDCASATALSVDGMTTTQDNTCATVNPTQLNCDLYHSIADVWYTFDAPASGQVNIVTALGTASAAHIAIYEGTCGALVELECEDDATSSVSLTDLNAAETYFIQLWNNGTEEGTINITLSDASLSLNTIENENAFTYFPNPVKNELTLKAQNSIQNVSVFNMLGQEVLRAKPNTLETNLNMNDLSQGAYFVQVTINNVTETVRILKQ, from the coding sequence ATGAAAAAAATTACTTTTGTTATGACCTTTATCTTATTGTGGTCATTTAATTCTTATGGACAATTTATAGATGAAGATTTCGAAAGCGGAACTTTCCCTCCAGCTGGATGGATAGATGAAGCTGGTCCTGCACATGTTCCTAATGGAACTGCTGATAATGATTGGGCTGCTACTACTGCACGTTCTAATTCGCCTACAAATTCTGCTTTTTTTAACGATTTTACAGTTAATAATGATAAATGGCTAATTAGTCCACTTATTGATTTGTCAGGAGCTGTAAATCCAGAATTACTATATTGGGACAACGTGAATTTTGCAGAGTTTGCAGGAACTCATGATGTGTTATGGTCTGAAGATTATTCAGGGTCTGGTGATCCTACACTTGCAACTTGGACTTCACTTTACAATACTGTTGTAGAAGCTGATGAAGATACGTGGATGCAAAGAGGACCATTTGCAATATCTCCAATTGTTGGTACAGGTGACGAAGTTTATATTGCGTTTCATTATGTAGGAAACAATGATGCTGAGTGGTTTATTGATGATGTGTTAGTTAGAAATGCATTAACTTGTACGCCAGCTATTGGTTCTGTAACTTTAGTAGAAGACTGTGGAAACCAAGAGTTTAGTATTGAGGTTGAAGTAACAAGTTTAGGAGATTCTGGTACAGTAACGATTTCAAATACTGGTGGAGAAGCTGATGAAACTGTAAATAGTGTGCCAACCACAGTTACAATTGGCCCTTTCACCACAGGTACATCAGTTGGTGTAACTTTAGAGCACGATTCTAATGCTGCTTGTAATGTCTTCCTAGGAAATACAGTTGATTCGTGTCCTCCTCCAACACCTGCAAATGATGATTTTGCAGATGCTCAAGCCATTGTTTGTGGATCTATGATGAGTGGTGAGACAGATTCTGCAACATTAGATGAAGCTTCAGCAAATCCTACTACTGCAGCATATGGTGTGGATTCTGATGCACCGAATGTTTGGTTTAGTTACGATAGTGCTACAGAAGGAGCTGCAGATGTTACTATTAGTTTATGTGGCTCTAATTATGATACATCAGTAGCTGTTTATACAGGAACTTCTGGTAGTCTAACACTTGTAGCAGGGTTTGAAGATAACGAAGCTGCATGTGGAGTATTTAGTGTACAAAGTGAAGGAACGTTTTCTGCTAACGGTACAGATACCTATTATATTTCTGTAGAAGGTTATAGTGCTTTTGATACAGGAAACTATGTTATGAATGTTACTTGTGTACCATTATGTACAGCTCCACAAACAAATATGGATTGTGCTAGCGCAACTGCACTATCAGTTGACGGAATGACTACTACTCAAGATAATACATGTGCAACGGTTAATCCAACACAATTAAATTGTGATTTATACCATAGTATTGCTGATGTTTGGTATACGTTTGATGCACCTGCAAGTGGACAAGTAAATATCGTTACAGCTTTAGGAACTGCTTCAGCTGCTCACATAGCTATATATGAAGGTACTTGTGGTGCTTTAGTAGAATTAGAATGTGAGGATGATGCAACTTCTAGTGTCAGCTTAACTGATTTGAATGCTGCTGAAACTTATTTTATACAATTATGGAATAATGGTACCGAAGAGGGTACAATTAATATCACGCTTTCTGATGCATCATTATCACTTAATACTATTGAGAATGAAAATGCATTCACATATTTCCCTAATCCAGTGAAAAATGAGTTAACATTAAAAGCTCAAAATAGCATTCAAAATGTATCAGTATTTAATATGTTAGGTCAAGAAGTTCTTAGAGCGAAACCTAATACTTTAGAAACTAATTTAAATATGAATGACTTAAGCCAAGGCGCTTACTTTGTACAAGTAACTATTAATAATGTTACTGAAACAGTAAGGATTTTAAAGCAATAA
- a CDS encoding FG-GAP-like repeat-containing protein, whose protein sequence is MFKKYALVFIGSFFFQFNGFAQLNFVDRATELGIGVSCGDVPIGNGITFYDYNNDGWDDITLATQAGEPIRFFKNMNGVFIEETLNIPTNTSQMKQVNWVDFDNDGHLDVFVTSNASGNKLYRNDGNYNFLDVTIQSQLPTDNIKTYGASWGDYNKDGFLDVFLSNRDLAGVIPNYLYKNNGDGTFSNVSETAGILNTSNLSFCSAFFDFNNDGLQDIYVSKDRDSNKNVLYKNNGDGTFSDVSESSNTDLYIDAMSVTIDDYNSDGWLDIYVTNTPSGNIFLQNNGDETFTNVAVANGTDFGSIAWGAVFLDAENDMDLDLYVSGLLDGSNANFLSAAFYENDGFGNFTISTTGFVNDNRESYSNAIGDIDNDGFSDIVVSNADNDNIFVWKNETQSTNNWLKINLVGTQSNKKGVGSLIEISVNGVKQYRYTLCGEGYLGQNSSSEIFGLGDHDNVDYIKVNWLSGIEDVHFNVSVNQTLNLVEGEKLSSESYISSKPKIYPNPVLDVVTIENSKPMREIKLTNTLGQVVFSKLFVNHVTSTEIDISNLHIGQYILIVSSTESKHQQKLIKN, encoded by the coding sequence ATGTTTAAAAAATATGCGCTTGTTTTTATAGGTAGTTTTTTTTTCCAATTTAATGGATTTGCTCAATTGAATTTTGTAGATAGGGCTACTGAATTAGGTATAGGTGTGTCATGTGGAGATGTTCCAATCGGAAATGGGATTACTTTTTATGACTATAATAATGATGGTTGGGATGATATTACTTTAGCAACTCAAGCAGGTGAACCCATTCGATTCTTTAAAAATATGAATGGTGTTTTTATAGAAGAAACTCTCAATATTCCTACCAATACATCTCAAATGAAACAAGTCAATTGGGTTGATTTTGATAATGATGGTCACCTAGATGTATTTGTGACTAGCAATGCAAGTGGAAATAAGTTATACCGTAATGATGGTAATTATAATTTTTTAGATGTTACCATTCAATCCCAATTGCCTACAGATAATATAAAAACGTATGGCGCTTCTTGGGGAGATTACAATAAAGATGGATTTTTAGATGTCTTTTTAAGTAACAGAGATCTAGCTGGTGTGATTCCTAATTATTTGTATAAAAATAATGGAGATGGCACCTTTTCTAATGTTAGTGAAACTGCAGGTATTTTGAATACAAGTAATTTGTCATTTTGTTCTGCCTTTTTTGATTTTAATAATGATGGTTTACAAGATATTTATGTGTCTAAAGATAGAGACAGTAATAAAAATGTGTTGTACAAAAATAATGGAGATGGTACATTTTCTGATGTTAGTGAATCTTCAAATACAGATTTATATATAGACGCAATGTCTGTGACTATTGATGATTATAATAGTGATGGTTGGTTAGATATTTATGTTACCAATACACCAAGCGGAAATATCTTTTTGCAGAATAATGGCGATGAAACATTTACTAATGTAGCAGTGGCTAATGGGACTGATTTTGGAAGTATAGCTTGGGGAGCCGTATTTTTAGATGCTGAAAATGATATGGATTTAGATTTATATGTTAGTGGTTTATTGGATGGTTCAAATGCAAACTTTCTTTCTGCAGCGTTTTATGAAAATGATGGATTTGGAAATTTTACAATTTCAACAACAGGTTTTGTAAATGATAATAGGGAAAGTTATTCTAATGCGATAGGTGATATAGATAATGATGGTTTTTCTGATATAGTAGTTAGCAATGCTGATAATGATAATATTTTTGTTTGGAAAAACGAAACACAATCTACCAATAACTGGCTTAAAATAAATTTAGTAGGCACTCAAAGTAATAAAAAGGGTGTAGGTTCTCTCATTGAGATTTCAGTTAATGGTGTCAAACAATATAGATATACACTATGTGGTGAAGGCTACTTAGGACAGAATTCTAGTTCTGAAATTTTTGGATTAGGTGATCATGACAATGTCGATTATATAAAAGTAAATTGGCTTAGCGGAATTGAGGATGTCCATTTTAATGTCAGTGTTAATCAAACTTTGAATTTAGTAGAAGGGGAAAAGCTTTCTTCTGAAAGTTATATATCTTCAAAGCCTAAAATTTATCCAAATCCAGTTTTAGATGTTGTAACAATTGAAAATTCTAAACCTATGCGAGAAATAAAACTGACAAATACTCTTGGGCAAGTGGTGTTTTCAAAATTATTTGTAAATCATGTAACATCTACAGAAATTGATATTTCTAATTTGCATATTGGTCAGTATATTCTTATTGTTTCATCAACTGAATCTAAACACCAACAGAAACTAATAAAAAACTAA